A window of the Chloroflexus sp. Y-396-1 genome harbors these coding sequences:
- a CDS encoding sugar transferase, with product MSAPKSTQVNPDVKSQRMVAIFAERRFQRTRANQRLRLALSWWVIRTKLMSSLKRVLDVTVAIIAIILTAPIMLITAILIKLESPGPVIFKQVRVGKDGEHFYCYKFRSMYVDAEQRLRELQAQNEADGPVFKMKRDPRVTRVGRVIRKLSIDELPQLFNVLKGEMSLVGPRPALPSEVAKYTYEQIGRLHAIPGITGLQQVSGRSDLDFKRWVELDLQYIAEQSIWKDIEILLRTIPAVLLGRGAY from the coding sequence ATGAGTGCTCCGAAATCGACTCAAGTGAATCCTGATGTGAAAAGTCAACGCATGGTTGCTATCTTTGCCGAACGCCGCTTTCAGCGTACCCGTGCCAATCAACGCCTACGTCTAGCCTTATCGTGGTGGGTCATACGTACCAAGCTGATGTCGAGCCTCAAGCGCGTGTTAGATGTTACAGTGGCAATTATTGCTATCATTTTAACTGCGCCGATTATGCTGATCACCGCAATCCTCATCAAACTCGAATCGCCGGGGCCGGTCATCTTTAAGCAGGTACGGGTTGGTAAGGACGGTGAACATTTTTATTGCTACAAATTCCGCTCGATGTACGTCGATGCTGAACAACGGCTGCGTGAACTACAAGCTCAAAATGAAGCCGATGGACCGGTCTTTAAGATGAAACGCGATCCCCGTGTTACACGGGTTGGCCGGGTTATTCGCAAGCTTAGTATCGATGAACTCCCTCAGCTCTTTAACGTATTGAAAGGTGAGATGAGCCTGGTGGGTCCACGCCCGGCCTTGCCCAGCGAGGTAGCAAAATACACTTACGAGCAGATCGGACGGCTCCATGCTATTCCCGGTATCACCGGCTTACAACAGGTATCCGGGCGCAGTGATCTTGATTTTAAGCGCTGGGTTGAACTTGATTTGCAGTATATCGCTGAACAAAGTATCTGGAAGGATATTGAAATTTTGTTACGTACCATTCCGGCAGTACTCCTTGGTCGTGGCGCCTACTGA
- a CDS encoding PP2C family protein-serine/threonine phosphatase translates to MPEKQTMLVSVLSSQYPRFQALAEAWLAHGAQTFGIYEHGRPLACWPAGQRLLTPDLTAAIYRYDEVVGELRLTGLRNEAARQRLQAEAALISYIVQLEYELQCMTADLVTSQDQQLALYRLTQAMRDLVTIRETLQAVVNEALRMLKGKAAFATYISTNGSEPLVVHSSDCPLSHETIWRLYWQLQMEDRPLIISKEEGDIRWPPGIRNLLLLPIRVRGTIMACLGILDRVEGFGTPELKLGRAIADHASAQIERILLYQEMIEQTRLRSEMDLARRVQTDLLPRTLPVIPGLDIYACSRPALQVGGDFFDFIQTPNHPFIFTIGDLSGKGVSAALLMSMTRTALHSKAQFMPSPTPASVMRQSSEDLYNDFTRIGVFATVFVGMYDDRNREIVYANAGHAPVIYRPANGSPTLLLADNTALGILPVNNFQNRHLAMQPGDLLIVATDGFHEARNGEDEMFGIDRLLHVVDTLAEQSAQTIADGLFHAIDQFSAGHPQDDDQTIIVIKGAAT, encoded by the coding sequence ATGCCTGAGAAACAAACTATGCTGGTCTCGGTGCTAAGCTCACAATATCCTCGCTTTCAGGCACTCGCTGAGGCCTGGCTGGCCCATGGTGCGCAGACCTTCGGCATCTACGAGCACGGTCGGCCGTTGGCCTGCTGGCCGGCAGGACAGCGCCTCCTCACACCTGATTTAACGGCTGCCATCTATCGTTACGATGAAGTGGTTGGCGAGTTGCGCCTGACCGGCTTGCGTAACGAAGCAGCGCGACAACGGCTTCAGGCAGAAGCCGCATTGATCAGCTATATTGTGCAGCTCGAATATGAGTTGCAATGCATGACCGCCGATCTGGTGACCAGTCAAGATCAGCAGTTGGCACTGTATCGCTTAACCCAAGCCATGCGTGATCTGGTAACCATCCGCGAGACCCTGCAAGCAGTCGTGAACGAGGCATTACGAATGCTAAAGGGCAAGGCGGCTTTTGCTACATACATATCCACAAATGGGAGTGAACCGTTGGTTGTACACTCTTCTGATTGTCCATTGAGTCATGAGACTATCTGGCGCTTGTACTGGCAGCTCCAAATGGAAGATCGCCCACTGATCATTAGCAAAGAAGAGGGTGACATACGATGGCCGCCGGGAATCAGAAATCTCTTGTTGTTACCGATTCGGGTCCGTGGCACGATCATGGCTTGTCTGGGTATCCTTGATCGGGTTGAAGGATTTGGTACACCAGAACTGAAACTGGGTCGAGCGATTGCCGACCATGCCAGCGCCCAGATCGAACGCATCTTGCTCTACCAAGAGATGATCGAGCAGACCCGGTTACGCAGCGAAATGGATCTGGCACGACGGGTACAAACTGATCTCTTACCACGCACCTTGCCCGTCATCCCAGGATTGGATATCTACGCCTGCTCACGTCCGGCGTTGCAGGTTGGTGGTGATTTTTTTGATTTCATTCAGACACCCAACCATCCATTTATCTTTACGATTGGTGATCTAAGCGGGAAAGGCGTATCGGCAGCATTACTGATGTCGATGACGCGCACTGCCCTGCATAGCAAAGCGCAGTTCATGCCGTCACCGACGCCAGCATCCGTGATGCGTCAATCGAGCGAGGACCTTTACAACGACTTCACACGGATCGGTGTCTTTGCAACGGTCTTTGTTGGTATGTACGATGACAGGAATCGTGAAATTGTCTATGCCAACGCCGGCCATGCACCCGTGATCTATCGACCAGCCAACGGCAGCCCAACCTTGTTGCTAGCCGACAACACTGCGTTAGGTATTTTACCTGTCAACAATTTTCAAAACCGTCATCTAGCAATGCAGCCAGGTGATCTTCTTATCGTCGCTACTGATGGCTTCCATGAGGCGCGCAATGGTGAAGACGAGATGTTTGGGATAGATCGTTTATTACACGTAGTAGACACCCTGGCCGAACAATCAGCACAGACAATCGCTGATGGGCTATTTCATGCAATTGATCAGTTTAGCGCCGGTCATCCACAAGACGATGATCAGACCATTATCGTGATCAAAGGAGCCGCAACGTGA
- a CDS encoding MFS transporter, translated as MTGTNPTIVTATSGVQVAPAETTQTTVSPQPLSPSEVQRGLLLSIWEGAVANIHISITGAIGGSVFLSGFALLLGANNFQIGLLGALPFIGQLMQFLSAYLEVRFVSRRAIVLFSALAGRSIWALLLCLPFTGWSVEWQLAVFFIALGCSYGLNGMAGNAWLSWMSDLVPPDQRGRYFGLRNTVAGISAMASVYCAGLILDYFRVQGAAAQGYAVIFGIAVLAAFGAALLIARQPEPPLTPASWSGIGSFLFDPLRDTAFRRFTILATGWSLVTGIAAPFFNAYGLTTLQLDFSLLALTGIVTSAVALVFSPLVGWLMDRYGYRRVVTACVLGTVPLPLGWVLSTPDNIVPLWFTSVFSGVFWPGVNQGLSNLLMARAPAAQRGIAVAIFSLLTGLGTLIAALVGGVLGQAMTGTLLSVGPLLIKDLAILFVGTMLGRIVMVGAFWRILADNE; from the coding sequence ATGACCGGCACCAATCCTACAATCGTGACAGCAACCTCTGGTGTGCAGGTTGCGCCCGCCGAGACCACACAGACTACCGTATCACCCCAACCACTCTCACCCTCCGAAGTGCAGCGAGGTTTGCTCCTGTCGATCTGGGAAGGAGCAGTTGCGAATATCCACATCAGCATTACCGGTGCAATTGGTGGAAGCGTCTTCCTGAGTGGGTTTGCCCTTTTGTTGGGAGCCAACAATTTTCAGATCGGTCTGCTGGGTGCTTTGCCGTTTATCGGTCAATTGATGCAGTTTCTCAGCGCATACCTCGAAGTCCGTTTTGTGAGTCGGCGGGCAATTGTGCTTTTTTCGGCACTGGCCGGCCGATCAATCTGGGCGTTGCTGCTCTGTCTGCCATTTACCGGTTGGTCGGTGGAATGGCAGCTTGCGGTGTTCTTCATCGCCTTGGGTTGTTCTTACGGGCTGAACGGCATGGCCGGGAATGCCTGGCTAAGTTGGATGAGCGATCTGGTGCCGCCGGATCAACGAGGACGCTATTTTGGCCTGCGCAATACTGTGGCAGGAATCAGTGCGATGGCGAGCGTCTACTGCGCAGGGTTGATCCTGGATTATTTTCGTGTTCAGGGTGCCGCCGCCCAAGGGTATGCCGTGATCTTCGGGATTGCCGTATTGGCCGCCTTTGGTGCAGCGCTGCTTATTGCGCGTCAGCCTGAACCGCCGCTCACGCCGGCCTCCTGGAGTGGAATCGGCTCATTCCTGTTTGATCCACTCCGTGACACGGCGTTTCGGCGTTTTACCATCCTGGCTACTGGTTGGTCATTGGTAACCGGGATCGCGGCTCCTTTCTTTAACGCCTACGGTTTGACAACGCTTCAGCTTGATTTCTCACTGCTGGCATTGACCGGAATCGTGACCAGTGCGGTTGCGCTCGTTTTTTCACCGCTTGTCGGGTGGTTGATGGATCGCTACGGGTACCGACGGGTCGTCACTGCTTGTGTGTTGGGGACGGTGCCGCTACCGTTGGGATGGGTTCTCTCGACGCCGGATAACATTGTGCCACTCTGGTTCACTTCGGTCTTTTCCGGAGTCTTCTGGCCGGGAGTCAACCAGGGATTGAGTAATCTGCTCATGGCGCGAGCGCCGGCTGCTCAGCGGGGAATTGCTGTGGCGATCTTCAGCCTCCTCACCGGCTTGGGGACACTTATCGCCGCACTGGTTGGTGGTGTGTTGGGGCAGGCGATGACCGGTACGTTGCTCAGTGTGGGGCCACTACTGATAAAGGACCTGGCGATCTTGTTTGTTGGCACGATGCTCGGTCGCATTGTGATGGTGGGCGCTTTCTGGAGGATTTTGGCTGACAACGAGTAG
- a CDS encoding STAS domain-containing protein, with the protein MEMKPRTVGNVAVLAIEGRFDANTAPAVQQWLEQATAAPGARVLVDLSETTFVDSTALATLVSAMKRCQQGQGAFALCGLRRPVLMIFELTRLDKAFSIFVDADHALAVLNA; encoded by the coding sequence ATGGAAATGAAGCCACGAACAGTTGGGAATGTGGCTGTGCTCGCAATAGAAGGACGGTTCGACGCCAATACTGCCCCTGCCGTTCAACAATGGCTAGAACAGGCAACAGCGGCACCTGGTGCACGGGTACTGGTTGATCTTTCAGAAACCACCTTTGTTGATTCAACAGCGCTGGCGACGCTGGTATCGGCGATGAAGCGATGTCAACAAGGCCAGGGCGCATTTGCCCTATGCGGACTACGCCGTCCGGTCTTGATGATTTTTGAATTAACTCGGCTTGACAAAGCCTTCAGCATCTTTGTGGACGCCGATCATGCCTTAGCTGTTTTAAATGCCTGA
- a CDS encoding WecB/TagA/CpsF family glycosyltransferase, translating to MRKLLVILGVPIDNLTMAEALDRCDEFIAEGRATGRLHQIATVNADFVVNALHDPELRRILQEADMATADGMPLVWASRLLGGPLPGRVTGADMVPALAERAAQRGYSIFFLGAREGVAAKAAAILQERYPGLRVAGVLSPPPSSVLEMDRSVVETVKAAKPDILLVAFGNPKQEKWIRMYAHELRVPIAIGVGGTFDMIVGVTKRAPLWMQRSGLEWVYRLIQEPRRLWKRYVHDFVYFGYFFFRQWWAMQRGSALSMVPITSTSESADVAPVPPPPPFPWPVLTVGNRLDVSNLEPFTQEAYRLLATHQYVILDLSMTQFLDSSALGALVGLAKRARSNGGDIFLLNVQEPILRLLDLLKLDRFFERFPDLTAITQRIEQSTSVSTTSSTTIHGWTIIPAPRLFDAATADSVLTQASEVIKQGKLLVIDCTGTTFMASAGMAALVKLDRLAREHNSSLRIAGCNHDVLRTIQLVRLDQVLSIFPDITAATTAPLHKNPVTAEGD from the coding sequence ATGCGCAAACTTCTGGTGATACTAGGTGTACCAATTGACAACCTAACGATGGCCGAAGCGCTGGATCGGTGTGATGAGTTTATTGCCGAAGGACGAGCTACCGGTCGCCTCCATCAAATTGCGACGGTGAATGCCGATTTTGTCGTGAACGCGCTGCATGATCCAGAGCTACGTCGTATTTTACAAGAGGCCGATATGGCGACTGCCGATGGTATGCCGTTGGTCTGGGCATCACGACTATTGGGCGGGCCACTGCCCGGTCGCGTAACCGGCGCCGATATGGTACCGGCGCTGGCCGAACGAGCCGCCCAGCGTGGCTATTCCATCTTCTTTCTCGGCGCCCGCGAGGGTGTTGCGGCGAAAGCTGCGGCGATTTTACAAGAACGTTACCCGGGTCTGCGCGTTGCCGGTGTGTTATCACCACCACCTAGCTCGGTACTGGAAATGGATCGCTCGGTGGTAGAAACGGTTAAGGCAGCCAAACCTGACATTTTGCTGGTAGCGTTCGGTAACCCCAAACAAGAGAAATGGATTCGGATGTACGCCCATGAGTTGCGTGTACCGATCGCGATTGGGGTTGGCGGTACATTCGATATGATTGTAGGTGTCACCAAACGGGCGCCGCTCTGGATGCAACGTAGTGGTTTGGAATGGGTGTATCGCCTGATTCAGGAACCGCGTCGTTTGTGGAAACGATACGTCCATGATTTTGTGTATTTCGGCTATTTCTTCTTCCGCCAGTGGTGGGCAATGCAACGAGGAAGTGCGCTGAGCATGGTTCCCATCACGTCTACGTCGGAATCGGCAGACGTCGCGCCTGTACCACCTCCACCTCCATTCCCCTGGCCGGTGTTGACCGTTGGGAATCGGCTTGATGTCAGCAATCTCGAACCATTTACCCAAGAAGCGTATCGTCTACTGGCTACTCATCAGTATGTGATACTTGACCTGAGTATGACCCAGTTCCTCGACAGTTCAGCACTAGGTGCGCTGGTAGGATTAGCCAAGCGCGCACGCTCGAATGGTGGCGACATCTTCTTGCTCAACGTGCAAGAACCGATTTTGCGCCTCCTTGATTTACTGAAACTAGATCGGTTCTTTGAACGATTCCCCGATCTCACCGCGATCACCCAACGTATCGAGCAGTCAACATCGGTCTCCACCACGTCGTCTACAACAATTCACGGCTGGACGATCATTCCTGCCCCGCGTCTGTTCGATGCAGCAACAGCAGATTCCGTTTTGACTCAGGCGAGCGAGGTGATCAAACAGGGTAAGCTGCTCGTCATCGACTGCACCGGAACGACATTTATGGCCAGCGCTGGGATGGCTGCTCTGGTCAAACTCGACCGTCTGGCTCGCGAACACAACAGCTCATTGCGAATTGCCGGTTGCAACCACGACGTGCTACGAACGATCCAGTTGGTACGTCTCGATCAGGTACTATCGATCTTTCCCGATATAACAGCCGCAACAACGGCACCACTACACAAGAACCCTGTGACTGCTGAAGGAGACTGA
- a CDS encoding glycosyltransferase family 2 protein — MNTPTVDIVISTYGRGTAIDATIASLRQNTYPHFTLWVLDQSEDDKTEQCVRTHAETDDRIRYIRRPVRGISATRNAGAAMGNAPYILFTNDDCILDANWISALITELQNEQIWLAFGAVLPGPHLPNPDEIVLGTCDGSRRIFHHNRFNLGFGHGHNMGARREAFERLGGFDELIGAGAPLGAWEERDLGYRALKAGGTIVFTPHAIAYHHHWQSWHSARRSFRAYGIGAGAVAGKYMRCGDLGGIVILTEWLFSQGLRQIASGIFKWHRRDKVLLGLDQLYYPFVGLRKSLDYQLDRETCCYIAPYRLSNTDRSHKGVVP, encoded by the coding sequence ATGAATACGCCAACAGTTGATATTGTCATCTCAACGTATGGACGTGGTACGGCTATAGATGCCACCATCGCCAGTCTCCGTCAGAATACTTATCCCCACTTCACGCTCTGGGTGCTTGATCAGAGTGAAGACGACAAGACCGAGCAATGTGTACGAACTCATGCTGAAACTGACGACCGGATTCGATACATTCGACGTCCGGTACGCGGTATCTCGGCAACCCGCAATGCTGGTGCAGCAATGGGCAATGCACCGTACATTCTGTTTACCAATGATGATTGTATCCTTGATGCCAACTGGATCAGTGCCCTGATCACAGAGTTGCAGAACGAGCAAATCTGGCTGGCTTTCGGCGCTGTCTTGCCGGGGCCACATTTGCCGAATCCTGATGAAATTGTATTAGGCACCTGTGATGGTTCTCGCCGAATATTTCACCACAACCGATTCAATTTAGGATTTGGTCATGGTCATAATATGGGTGCACGCCGTGAAGCCTTTGAGCGGCTCGGTGGTTTTGATGAACTGATCGGTGCTGGTGCGCCGCTCGGTGCCTGGGAGGAGCGTGATTTGGGGTATCGCGCCTTGAAGGCCGGAGGTACGATTGTCTTCACACCACACGCGATTGCTTACCATCACCACTGGCAGAGCTGGCACAGCGCTCGCCGTAGCTTTCGTGCTTACGGTATCGGTGCTGGCGCAGTCGCAGGCAAATATATGCGCTGCGGCGATCTCGGTGGAATTGTGATACTAACTGAATGGTTGTTTAGTCAGGGACTACGCCAGATTGCTTCGGGTATCTTCAAATGGCATCGCCGCGATAAAGTTCTGCTTGGTCTTGATCAGCTTTATTACCCGTTTGTTGGCTTACGCAAAAGCCTTGACTATCAGCTTGATCGGGAAACGTGTTGTTATATCGCACCATACCGACTGAGTAACACCGATCGATCACACAAGGGAGTTGTACCGTGA
- a CDS encoding ATP-binding protein has product MSLQHSEVIRLDLPARYAYLHLLSETIAELLRQAGAPNETLVYNIQLAAHEVCTNIVSHAYRNRQRNEDRIKVTLTFHPQPPCLEIELHDNGEPFDPELVPQPNLSEAQIHGYGLFLIRHLMDRVTYTARSDGNYWHLVKHLKFGSQ; this is encoded by the coding sequence GTGAGCCTGCAACACAGTGAAGTGATCCGGCTCGATCTGCCGGCCCGCTATGCCTACCTGCATTTACTGAGTGAAACGATAGCCGAATTGTTACGGCAGGCAGGTGCACCGAATGAAACTCTGGTCTACAACATCCAATTGGCAGCGCATGAAGTCTGTACAAATATTGTCAGCCATGCCTACCGCAATCGTCAGCGTAATGAAGACCGGATTAAAGTAACCCTTACGTTCCATCCACAACCACCTTGCCTGGAAATTGAGCTACACGATAATGGTGAACCGTTTGATCCAGAACTGGTGCCACAACCAAATCTAAGCGAGGCCCAGATACACGGCTATGGCCTCTTCTTAATTCGCCACTTGATGGATCGCGTAACATATACAGCGCGTTCCGATGGAAACTACTGGCACCTGGTGAAGCATCTGAAATTCGGGAGTCAATAA
- a CDS encoding sugar transferase — MTIAFLIATAEDRRLPPLTDVLPDVLLPIVDRPVMTTTIEILARAGIKRILVALHEQTAPITATFGSGKRWGVEIEYVSLNEAWADGGALRWAAPLIQETCLVLPGNAIIDLSIEAALDHHQRHGSTLTVITHEPHEHQLTPYAIVDTDGRIREVISQPASADVVALTGAYIVEPSILAQIPLRSRCCIATDLIPQLIAQQFPVQNFTFSGYWNPLTTLADYYAAQQVFLYSAYRAIDSTITAGPRETVRYPSISGRKIAPGIWVGRNDSIHPSVRIAPPLYIGDNCWIGRDAELGPGTVIGAGCMIDDEATVTASTIWADTYVGQLVNINQRIVYPGVIVDPITAEQTVIVDTFLIGRVSAVTASVSRVASLFNRMGALVLLILLSPLLILTGILATIASGGRPLIGLPRIGERILLSNGQTTLRPLTLWHWRTRHADGRHLWFGRWLEAYEFHRLPELFSVLRGDLQLVGVKPLTPNEAALLQEEWQQRRHEVPPGVTGLWYIQDSSGNLDAVVIADVYYSATRSWRSDLSLLIRTPLAWLHRIRQNNKPVGQSLSVDLSPPSGG, encoded by the coding sequence ATGACCATTGCCTTTCTCATCGCAACTGCTGAAGATCGCCGGTTACCACCATTAACCGATGTCTTGCCCGATGTTTTACTGCCGATTGTCGACCGACCGGTCATGACAACCACGATTGAAATTCTGGCCCGTGCCGGTATTAAGCGCATTCTTGTCGCGTTACACGAACAGACTGCACCCATCACAGCAACGTTTGGCAGCGGGAAACGTTGGGGGGTTGAGATTGAATACGTATCGTTGAATGAGGCCTGGGCTGATGGTGGGGCACTACGCTGGGCAGCGCCGTTGATTCAGGAAACATGTCTGGTATTACCCGGAAATGCGATCATCGACCTCTCGATTGAGGCAGCGCTCGATCATCATCAACGTCACGGTTCAACACTGACCGTCATCACCCACGAACCGCATGAGCATCAGCTCACTCCATATGCGATTGTTGATACAGATGGGCGGATTAGAGAAGTAATATCGCAACCAGCCTCAGCCGATGTTGTAGCATTGACAGGTGCATACATTGTTGAGCCGTCAATTCTCGCCCAGATTCCGCTACGAAGCCGCTGTTGCATTGCTACCGACCTGATCCCTCAACTTATCGCTCAACAATTCCCGGTACAGAACTTTACCTTCAGTGGCTACTGGAATCCACTGACAACACTTGCCGATTATTACGCGGCGCAGCAGGTGTTCCTCTATAGTGCCTATCGCGCCATCGATTCGACCATCACCGCAGGCCCACGTGAGACAGTACGCTACCCTTCAATTAGCGGTCGTAAAATTGCACCAGGTATTTGGGTCGGCCGTAACGACTCGATCCATCCTAGTGTTCGGATTGCCCCACCGCTGTACATCGGCGATAACTGCTGGATCGGGCGTGATGCCGAACTGGGACCGGGCACGGTCATCGGCGCCGGATGTATGATCGATGATGAGGCCACGGTCACTGCCAGTACGATCTGGGCCGACACGTATGTTGGTCAACTGGTCAACATCAATCAGCGGATCGTCTACCCTGGTGTCATCGTTGATCCGATCACTGCTGAACAGACGGTCATCGTCGATACGTTCTTGATCGGACGGGTATCGGCGGTAACGGCTAGTGTTAGTAGGGTTGCTAGTCTCTTCAACCGGATGGGGGCACTGGTATTGTTGATCCTGCTAAGCCCCCTGCTCATACTCACCGGAATCCTAGCTACCATTGCCAGTGGTGGGCGACCCCTCATCGGGTTACCACGAATTGGCGAGCGTATACTGCTATCGAACGGTCAAACAACATTACGGCCACTAACCCTCTGGCATTGGCGCACACGCCACGCTGACGGACGCCACCTGTGGTTTGGGAGATGGCTGGAAGCGTATGAATTTCACCGTTTGCCAGAGTTATTCAGCGTACTGCGTGGTGATCTACAACTCGTAGGGGTCAAACCACTCACGCCCAACGAAGCAGCCCTCTTGCAGGAAGAATGGCAACAACGACGCCACGAGGTTCCCCCCGGTGTCACAGGCTTGTGGTACATTCAGGATTCCTCTGGCAATCTCGATGCCGTTGTCATTGCCGATGTATACTATAGTGCAACCCGATCGTGGCGAAGCGACCTCAGCCTATTGATACGTACACCGTTAGCCTGGTTACACCGGATTAGGCAAAACAACAAACCTGTCGGTCAATCGTTGAGCGTTGATCTTTCGCCCCCATCCGGCGGATAA
- a CDS encoding flippase produces the protein MTSEVSTNTPPSPISGARIARNAGAMMAAQLLTWAMAFVVAIFQPRILGPLAIGQLSIAFSIWMIVGVLITFGMDTYLTKAVAREPQRTGALVGTSLVVRIGLWLLGCLAVFGYDLFAVNADPTQTALIWIIGLMTLFSVLSGGLIATLNGLEQVHYVSLVTVLSKIVLTVVSLALLFTGFDVIWIGWANVLAALVAFVGDAFFLFRQHRPRWSIDLGAAGQMLNVSKQYLVTALTLMVYQQIDRLFIAMFASTEAVGWYGTAINLFGTLMFFPMAIGTVIFPTLTRRFAAGQDHLAMAARPIFNIMLALSMPIGLGLVAVAEPVALLLYGEAFRPTGVVLAVLGIVLICTYLNTVLSQLLIAADRTAALNIIMIAATVATLPLDAILVPWTNQAFANGALGGALAYTITELGILIAAIRVLPRGTLGAQNWRVGVLTGLAGAGMLLAIWWLRESTFFFLAVPLGAAVYIGLVLAFRALPDDDLTIIKEALSKLIARLPFIGRKLKPAQPEA, from the coding sequence GTGACTAGCGAGGTCTCGACCAATACGCCGCCTTCGCCAATTAGTGGGGCACGGATAGCGCGTAATGCCGGCGCCATGATGGCTGCCCAATTGTTGACATGGGCAATGGCATTCGTGGTTGCAATTTTCCAACCGCGTATCCTGGGGCCACTGGCAATCGGACAGCTTTCGATTGCCTTCTCCATCTGGATGATTGTCGGTGTATTGATCACCTTCGGTATGGATACCTACCTAACCAAAGCAGTTGCCCGTGAGCCACAGCGCACCGGTGCACTAGTCGGTACTAGTTTGGTAGTACGGATCGGTCTTTGGCTCCTTGGCTGTCTAGCCGTGTTTGGCTACGACCTGTTTGCCGTCAATGCCGATCCCACGCAAACCGCATTAATCTGGATCATTGGATTGATGACCCTCTTTTCGGTGCTGAGTGGCGGCCTCATCGCTACCCTCAATGGACTCGAACAGGTTCATTATGTGTCGTTGGTCACCGTTCTGAGCAAAATAGTGCTGACGGTTGTGAGCCTCGCTCTCCTGTTTACCGGTTTCGATGTGATCTGGATCGGATGGGCGAATGTGCTGGCGGCGCTGGTTGCCTTCGTGGGTGATGCCTTCTTTCTCTTCCGTCAACATCGACCACGCTGGAGTATTGATCTGGGAGCAGCCGGCCAGATGCTCAATGTATCAAAACAGTATCTGGTCACTGCACTAACGCTGATGGTTTATCAACAGATTGACCGTTTATTCATCGCGATGTTCGCCTCTACTGAAGCGGTTGGCTGGTATGGTACAGCCATTAATCTTTTCGGAACATTAATGTTCTTTCCGATGGCAATTGGGACCGTGATTTTCCCTACGCTGACCCGTCGCTTTGCGGCTGGTCAAGATCATCTGGCAATGGCCGCACGGCCGATTTTTAATATTATGCTGGCGCTAAGCATGCCGATTGGGCTAGGATTAGTTGCGGTTGCCGAGCCGGTTGCGTTATTGCTGTACGGTGAAGCCTTTCGCCCCACCGGCGTCGTCCTGGCAGTGTTAGGGATCGTCTTGATCTGTACCTATCTGAACACCGTTCTAAGCCAGTTGTTGATTGCAGCCGATCGCACTGCGGCGCTCAACATCATTATGATTGCTGCCACGGTTGCAACGCTTCCTCTCGATGCTATCCTGGTACCTTGGACCAATCAGGCATTTGCGAATGGTGCACTAGGTGGCGCCCTGGCTTACACGATTACTGAATTGGGAATTTTGATCGCAGCCATTAGAGTGCTGCCAAGAGGAACGCTCGGTGCCCAGAACTGGCGCGTAGGGGTACTCACCGGTCTAGCCGGAGCGGGGATGTTGCTTGCCATCTGGTGGCTACGCGAGTCGACGTTCTTCTTCCTGGCCGTACCGTTAGGTGCAGCCGTGTATATCGGTCTGGTGTTGGCGTTTCGTGCCCTACCTGACGACGATCTGACAATCATTAAAGAGGCGTTGAGTAAGTTGATTGCCCGCCTGCCCTTTATAGGTCGTAAGTTGAAACCGGCCCAACCCGAAGCGTAA
- a CDS encoding response regulator, whose protein sequence is MTTIMIVDDYAPTHRLMSFVLEQHGYTVITAIDGEQALSRLDTHTVDLVVTDLTMPRMDGIELVRAIRADERYTHLPIIMITGSVKEQDEVKAAGVGVNAFLTKPVDSDDLVNEVDRLLHQESSRHGT, encoded by the coding sequence ATGACAACGATTATGATTGTCGATGATTATGCACCTACGCATCGACTCATGAGTTTTGTGCTTGAACAACACGGCTATACGGTTATTACCGCCATCGACGGTGAACAAGCGTTAAGCCGTCTCGATACACATACTGTTGATCTGGTTGTGACCGATCTAACTATGCCTCGTATGGATGGCATTGAGCTGGTACGAGCAATCCGGGCTGACGAACGTTATACCCACTTGCCGATCATAATGATTACCGGTAGCGTTAAAGAACAAGACGAGGTGAAGGCAGCAGGTGTTGGGGTAAATGCCTTCCTTACTAAGCCAGTCGATTCGGATGACCTGGTCAACGAAGTTGATCGCTTGCTCCACCAGGAGTCCTCACGGCATGGAACGTAG